The following proteins come from a genomic window of Maribacter sp. HTCC2170:
- a CDS encoding 2-oxoglutarate dehydrogenase E1 component — MDKYSFLNTAHTSFFAELYDKYLTNPDSVEPSWRAFFQGFDFGVESSLDGLDLPSENGASIEGAVVNGEVPEKLHKEFQVIQLINGYRSRGHLFTKTNPVRERRKYIPTLEIENFGLTKEDLETVFTAGEIIGIGPKTLAQIIEHLQRIYCDAIGVEYMYIRKPELREWIQNWINVNDNHPEFDNNRKKHILKKLNQAVSFEGFLHTKYVGQKRFSLEGNESLIPALDAIVEKAAELGVEQFVMGMAHRGRLNVLTNIFGKSAKDIFSEFDGKDYEEEIFDGDVKYHLGWTSDRKSDYGNNIKMNIAPNPSHLETVGAVVEGISRAKQDAQYKDDFSKVLPIVVHGDAAIAGQGIAYEMVQMATLDGYRTNGTIHMVVNNQIGFTTNYLDARSSTYCTDVGKVTLSPVLHVNADDAEAVCHAALFALEYRMRFKTDVFIDLLGYRKYGHNEGDEPRFTQPKLYKVIAKHKNPRDIYAEKLLAEGVIEEGFVKQLELDYKATLEEELEDSRKEDKTIITPFMADEWKGFKQVREWAMLDPVETAYDKKKLTQIARVLTELPEDKKFLRKVVRLVNDRKKMFFETNKLDWAMGELLAYGTLLEEGFGVRMSGQDVERGTFSHRHAVMKVEESEEEVMLLNHISDKQGEFQIYNSLLSEYAVVGFDYGYAMASPNTLTIWEAQFGDFSNGAQIMIDQYISAAEDKWKLQNGLVMLLPHGYEGQGAEHSSARMERYLQLCARDNMYIADVTTPAQMFHILRRQMKVNFRKPLVVFTPKSLLRHPKAVSSVDEFTSGRFEEVLDDVSANAEKVKTLVFSTGKFYYDLLDEKEKTNRDDVALVRIEQLFPIPTEQMNAILKKYNNADDLVWAQEEPRNMGAWSHIMMHYSEAKKFRVASRRYYASPAAGSAVRSKNRHQQVIDYVFDKRKDNMTRKKEYQQIIKRLEE; from the coding sequence ATGGATAAGTATTCCTTTTTAAACACTGCGCACACTTCTTTCTTCGCAGAGTTATATGACAAGTATTTAACGAATCCCGATAGTGTAGAGCCAAGTTGGAGAGCTTTTTTCCAAGGTTTTGATTTTGGAGTGGAAAGTTCTTTGGATGGACTTGATTTACCATCTGAGAATGGAGCTTCTATTGAAGGAGCGGTTGTGAATGGTGAAGTGCCCGAAAAACTTCATAAAGAGTTTCAGGTGATTCAGTTGATCAATGGTTATCGAAGTCGAGGTCACCTTTTTACCAAGACAAATCCAGTACGGGAACGTAGAAAGTATATCCCGACCCTGGAAATTGAGAACTTTGGACTTACTAAAGAGGATTTAGAAACGGTTTTCACCGCTGGTGAAATTATTGGAATTGGACCAAAAACACTAGCTCAGATAATAGAGCATTTGCAACGGATCTATTGCGATGCCATTGGGGTCGAATACATGTATATTCGTAAGCCAGAACTTAGGGAATGGATTCAAAACTGGATAAATGTTAATGATAATCATCCCGAATTTGACAATAACCGTAAAAAGCATATCTTAAAGAAGCTTAACCAAGCGGTTTCTTTTGAAGGTTTTCTCCATACAAAATATGTTGGCCAAAAGCGGTTTTCCCTAGAAGGAAATGAATCTTTGATTCCTGCTTTGGATGCTATTGTTGAAAAAGCCGCAGAGCTCGGTGTTGAGCAGTTTGTGATGGGGATGGCCCACAGAGGTAGATTGAATGTTTTGACCAATATTTTTGGAAAATCGGCCAAAGATATTTTTAGCGAATTCGATGGTAAGGATTACGAAGAGGAGATTTTTGATGGTGATGTGAAGTATCATTTAGGATGGACATCAGATAGAAAATCTGACTATGGAAACAATATAAAGATGAACATTGCACCCAATCCATCTCATTTGGAAACTGTTGGGGCAGTGGTTGAAGGTATTTCTAGGGCAAAACAGGATGCACAGTATAAAGATGATTTTTCCAAAGTGCTTCCGATTGTTGTTCATGGTGATGCGGCAATCGCCGGTCAGGGGATAGCCTATGAAATGGTGCAAATGGCAACGCTTGATGGGTATAGGACAAATGGAACAATCCATATGGTTGTGAATAACCAAATTGGTTTTACAACAAATTATTTAGACGCAAGGTCGTCCACTTATTGTACAGATGTGGGTAAGGTGACTTTGAGTCCGGTTTTACATGTCAATGCAGATGACGCGGAAGCGGTTTGTCACGCAGCGCTATTTGCGTTGGAGTATCGCATGCGTTTTAAGACTGATGTTTTTATTGATTTATTGGGGTACAGAAAATATGGTCATAATGAAGGTGATGAGCCAAGATTTACCCAACCCAAATTATATAAGGTAATTGCTAAACATAAAAACCCAAGGGATATTTATGCTGAAAAACTGCTGGCAGAAGGGGTGATTGAAGAAGGCTTTGTTAAGCAACTAGAGCTTGATTACAAGGCTACTTTGGAAGAGGAACTTGAAGATTCAAGAAAGGAAGATAAGACGATTATCACTCCTTTTATGGCTGACGAATGGAAGGGGTTTAAACAAGTTCGCGAATGGGCGATGTTGGATCCAGTTGAAACCGCTTACGATAAGAAAAAGTTAACCCAAATTGCCAGAGTGCTTACAGAACTTCCTGAAGACAAGAAATTTTTAAGGAAAGTGGTGAGGCTTGTGAATGATCGTAAGAAGATGTTCTTTGAAACTAATAAACTTGATTGGGCCATGGGAGAATTATTGGCCTATGGTACACTTTTAGAAGAAGGTTTTGGTGTACGTATGTCTGGTCAGGATGTAGAAAGGGGAACTTTTTCGCATAGACATGCGGTTATGAAAGTGGAGGAAAGTGAAGAAGAGGTTATGTTATTGAACCATATTTCTGATAAGCAAGGAGAGTTCCAGATTTATAATTCTCTATTATCAGAATATGCCGTAGTCGGATTTGATTATGGGTATGCGATGGCTAGCCCGAATACCTTGACCATCTGGGAGGCACAATTTGGGGATTTCAGTAACGGGGCTCAAATTATGATTGATCAATATATTTCGGCGGCTGAAGATAAATGGAAGTTGCAGAACGGTCTGGTCATGTTACTACCACATGGTTATGAGGGTCAGGGTGCCGAGCATTCATCGGCTCGTATGGAAAGATATTTACAATTATGTGCTAGGGATAATATGTATATAGCGGATGTTACGACCCCGGCGCAGATGTTTCATATATTGAGACGTCAGATGAAAGTAAATTTTAGAAAGCCATTGGTTGTTTTCACTCCAAAAAGCTTGCTTAGACATCCTAAAGCGGTTTCTTCCGTTGATGAATTTACATCAGGCAGGTTTGAAGAGGTCTTGGATGATGTTTCTGCAAATGCTGAAAAAGTAAAAACTTTGGTTTTTAGTACAGGAAAGTTCTATTATGATTTATTGGATGAAAAAGAGAAAACAAATAGAGACGATGTTGCCTTGGTACGTATAGAGCAATTGTTCCCAATTCCGACCGAACAAATGAATGCAATTTTGAAAAAATACAATAATGCTGATGATTTGGTTTGGGCTCAGGAAGAACCAAGAAATATGGGGGCTTGGAGTCATATAATGATGCATTATAGTGAGGCCAAGAAATTCCGGGTAGCATCGAGAAGATATTATGCATCGCCTGCTGCAGGTAGTGCAGTGCGCTCAAAGAACAGGCACCAACAAGTTATAGATTATGTCTTTGACAAGAGAAAAGACAATATGACTAGAAAAAAAGAATATCAACAAATTATCAAACGTTTAGAAGAATGA
- a CDS encoding metal-dependent hydrolase family protein: MKKSLLFFALISMLLSSAQDTYLQCGSIIDVANGKTISGKTIVVSGNKIKSIKNGFVNGSANDKIIDLKNMTVMPGFIDMHVHIESESGPQAYINRYTKNEADVAFQSTLYAKRTLMAGFTTVRDLGGSGVNIALRKAINKGLVTGPRIFTAGKAIGTTGGHADPTNGSRKDLMGNPGPKEGVVNSPEDGKKAVRQRYKNGADVIKITATGGVLSVAKSGKNPQFTIEEIKAITETAKDYGMLTAAHAHGDEGMQRAIKGGIKTIEHGTYMSDETMELMKKHNTFLVPTITAGKQVEEKAKIKGFFPEVVAKKAAEIGPLIQDMFKKAYKKGVPIAFGTDAGVFPHGLNAKEFGYMVEVGMPLMEALKSATVTNAGLLGMGAELGQLKENYIADIIAVEENPEKNVATLESVVFVMKEGVVYKD; this comes from the coding sequence ATGAAAAAATCACTACTCTTCTTTGCACTTATTTCAATGTTACTTTCCAGTGCGCAAGACACTTATTTACAATGTGGAAGCATAATAGACGTTGCAAATGGGAAAACAATCTCTGGAAAAACAATAGTTGTTTCAGGCAATAAGATAAAAAGTATTAAGAACGGATTTGTAAATGGTTCTGCAAATGACAAGATTATAGATCTGAAGAACATGACAGTTATGCCAGGTTTTATTGATATGCATGTTCATATTGAGAGCGAATCTGGACCACAAGCCTACATTAACAGATATACCAAGAATGAAGCCGATGTAGCTTTTCAGTCCACACTATATGCAAAACGTACTTTAATGGCTGGTTTTACCACTGTTCGGGATTTGGGAGGTTCTGGAGTGAATATTGCCTTACGAAAAGCTATTAATAAAGGATTGGTCACTGGACCTCGAATTTTTACTGCAGGCAAGGCAATCGGGACTACAGGTGGTCACGCAGATCCAACAAATGGTTCACGAAAAGATTTAATGGGTAATCCAGGTCCGAAGGAAGGTGTTGTGAATTCTCCGGAGGATGGAAAAAAAGCGGTCAGACAGCGATATAAGAATGGGGCCGATGTTATTAAGATTACAGCAACAGGGGGAGTGCTTAGTGTGGCGAAAAGTGGAAAAAATCCACAGTTTACGATTGAGGAAATAAAAGCAATTACAGAAACTGCAAAAGATTATGGCATGCTTACGGCTGCCCACGCCCACGGCGATGAAGGAATGCAAAGAGCTATTAAAGGCGGTATTAAAACAATTGAGCACGGTACCTATATGAGCGATGAGACTATGGAATTAATGAAGAAGCACAACACGTTTTTGGTGCCGACGATAACTGCCGGTAAGCAAGTGGAGGAAAAAGCCAAAATAAAGGGTTTCTTTCCTGAAGTTGTAGCAAAGAAAGCTGCAGAAATTGGGCCATTGATTCAAGATATGTTCAAAAAAGCATATAAAAAAGGAGTTCCCATTGCATTTGGTACGGATGCCGGTGTTTTCCCACATGGCCTAAATGCCAAGGAATTTGGGTATATGGTTGAAGTGGGAATGCCACTTATGGAAGCTCTGAAATCGGCAACAGTGACCAATGCTGGATTATTGGGAATGGGCGCTGAACTTGGACAATTGAAAGAAAATTATATTGCCGATATAATTGCTGTTGAAGAGAATCCTGAAAAGAATGTGGCTACTTTGGAAAGTGTGGTATTTGTTATGAAAGAAGGTGTTGTTTATAAAGATTAA
- the galE gene encoding UDP-glucose 4-epimerase GalE, with protein MKILVTGGLGFIGSHTVVELQNEGFEVVIIDDCSNSSEKVLEGIVSITGKQPLFEKLDLKEKSKIEDFFKRHHDIEGVIHFAASKAVGESVEKPLLYYENNIGTLVYLLKELSKKNKSSFIFSSSCTVYGQADTMPITEVAPVKEAESPYGNTKQMGEEIIRDTCKVTPTLNAIALRYFNPMGAHPSSEIGELPIGVPQNLVPFITQTGAGLREELSVFGDDYPTQDGTCVRDYIYVVDLAKAHVIALQRLLAGKNKNNYEVFNVGTGKGSTVLEVIKSFEKVSGKKLNYKIVDRRPGDITSAYADTTYANEELGWKSKYTLDEAMKSAWDWEQKIRS; from the coding sequence ATGAAAATATTAGTAACTGGCGGATTGGGATTTATAGGTTCGCATACTGTTGTAGAACTTCAGAATGAAGGTTTTGAGGTGGTCATTATCGATGATTGTTCAAATTCTTCGGAAAAAGTACTTGAAGGTATCGTTTCCATTACGGGTAAGCAGCCATTATTTGAAAAACTGGACTTAAAAGAAAAATCCAAAATCGAAGACTTTTTCAAAAGACATCATGACATTGAAGGGGTAATTCATTTTGCAGCTTCAAAGGCGGTGGGTGAGAGTGTTGAGAAGCCTTTATTGTATTACGAAAACAATATTGGCACCTTGGTTTATTTACTAAAGGAGCTTTCCAAGAAAAACAAATCAAGTTTTATTTTTAGTTCGTCCTGTACTGTTTATGGTCAGGCAGATACAATGCCTATTACCGAAGTTGCTCCTGTGAAGGAGGCAGAATCCCCATATGGTAATACCAAACAAATGGGTGAAGAGATTATTCGTGATACATGTAAAGTTACACCTACTCTTAATGCAATTGCTTTAAGATATTTTAACCCTATGGGTGCACACCCTAGTTCGGAGATTGGTGAATTACCTATAGGTGTTCCGCAAAACTTGGTGCCGTTTATCACTCAAACAGGAGCAGGGCTTAGAGAGGAATTGTCCGTATTTGGCGATGATTATCCAACACAAGATGGTACTTGTGTTCGAGATTATATTTATGTTGTTGATTTGGCAAAAGCCCATGTAATTGCTTTGCAAAGATTGTTGGCAGGGAAGAATAAAAACAATTATGAGGTGTTCAATGTAGGTACAGGAAAGGGAAGTACAGTTCTTGAAGTGATTAAAAGTTTCGAAAAGGTATCGGGCAAAAAGCTAAATTATAAGATTGTAGACAGGAGACCAGGAGATATCACTTCTGCCTATGCGGATACAACTTATGCCAATGAAGAATTAGGATGGAAATCAAAATACACCTTAGACGAGGCAATGAAATCTGCTTGGGATTGGGAGCAGAAAATAAGAAGCTGA
- the odhB gene encoding 2-oxoglutarate dehydrogenase complex dihydrolipoyllysine-residue succinyltransferase produces MILEMKVPSPGESITEVEIAEWLVEDGDYVEKDQAIAEVDSDKATLELPAEESGTITLKAEEGDAVAVGAIVCLIDTSAPKPEGESSDKIVTVETKTIEATSKVVAETKETYATGAASPAAKKILAEKNIDGATIKGTGKDGRITKEDAVKAVPSMGTPLSGGNRGETRSKLSMLRRKVAERLVSAKNETAMLTTFNEVDMSPIFALRKKYKENFKEKHGVSLGFMSFFTKAVVRALEMYPAVNSMIDGKEMISYDFADISIAVSGPKGLMVPVIRNAEKLTFRGVEAEVKRLAIRARDGEITVDEMTGGTFTITNGGVFGSMLSTPIINPPQSAILGMHNIVERPIAKNGEVVIAPIMYVALSYDHRIIDGKESVGFLVAVKEALESPEELLMDNDVKKALEM; encoded by the coding sequence ATGATTTTAGAAATGAAAGTCCCTTCACCGGGCGAGTCGATTACCGAAGTTGAAATTGCGGAATGGTTGGTTGAAGATGGTGATTATGTTGAAAAAGACCAGGCAATTGCTGAGGTTGATTCCGACAAGGCAACATTAGAACTTCCTGCTGAGGAAAGTGGTACTATTACTTTAAAAGCTGAAGAGGGTGATGCCGTGGCCGTGGGGGCTATAGTTTGTTTGATAGATACTTCTGCGCCAAAGCCTGAAGGTGAATCCTCAGATAAAATTGTAACAGTTGAAACTAAAACCATAGAAGCTACTTCTAAGGTGGTCGCAGAAACGAAAGAGACTTATGCAACAGGTGCCGCCTCTCCTGCAGCAAAGAAAATATTAGCGGAAAAAAATATTGATGGCGCTACCATAAAAGGTACAGGTAAGGATGGTAGAATCACCAAGGAGGATGCAGTAAAAGCGGTACCATCAATGGGTACACCTTTATCTGGTGGTAATCGCGGGGAAACCCGTTCAAAGCTTTCTATGTTGCGAAGAAAAGTAGCAGAAAGATTGGTTTCGGCTAAGAACGAAACTGCGATGTTAACCACTTTTAATGAAGTGGATATGTCACCGATTTTTGCCCTTCGAAAAAAATATAAAGAGAATTTTAAAGAGAAACACGGAGTTAGTTTAGGTTTCATGTCATTTTTTACAAAGGCAGTTGTGAGGGCATTGGAAATGTATCCTGCTGTTAATTCAATGATTGATGGTAAGGAAATGATCTCTTACGATTTTGCTGATATAAGTATTGCCGTCTCAGGACCAAAAGGATTAATGGTGCCGGTTATTCGAAATGCTGAAAAGTTGACCTTTAGGGGTGTTGAAGCTGAGGTAAAACGATTGGCTATTCGAGCACGGGATGGTGAAATTACAGTCGATGAAATGACCGGAGGTACATTCACGATTACAAATGGAGGTGTTTTTGGGTCCATGTTGTCTACGCCAATAATAAACCCACCTCAAAGCGCGATATTGGGAATGCACAATATTGTGGAAAGACCTATCGCTAAAAACGGAGAAGTTGTAATTGCGCCTATTATGTATGTAGCATTGTCATATGATCACAGGATCATTGACGGAAAAGAATCTGTAGGATTTTTGGTTGCTGTAAAAGAGGCATTGGAAAGTCCAGAAGAACTGTTGATGGATAACGATGTGAAGAAGGCGCTTGAAATGTAA
- a CDS encoding DegT/DnrJ/EryC1/StrS family aminotransferase, whose amino-acid sequence MRKIQMVDLNGQYQTIKEQVNSSISNILETSAFINGPEVHAFQKELEDYLEVKHVIPCANGTDALQIAMMGLGLKPGDEVITADFTFAATVEVIALLQLTPVLVDVDRDTFNISIAAIEKSITPKTKAIVPVHLFGQCANMDAIMALAEKHDLFVIEDNAQAIGADYKNGKGMKQKAGTIGRIGSTSFFPSKNLGCYGDGGAIFTNDDDLAHTIRGIVNHGMYERYHHDVVGVNSRLDSIQATVLRAKLPLLDGYCDARREAARKYSKAFEGQENIVVPVTVNNCGEICESCDCHVFHQYTLRITNGKRDALVQHLNDSQIPCGVYYPIPLHSQKAYEDDRYNEDDFPVTNQLVKEVISLPMHTELDHEQIDYITDTVIGFVNG is encoded by the coding sequence AGCAAGTTAATTCATCAATTTCAAATATTCTGGAAACCTCGGCTTTTATTAATGGCCCCGAGGTGCATGCCTTTCAAAAGGAATTAGAAGATTATTTGGAGGTTAAACATGTAATTCCTTGTGCCAATGGTACAGATGCTTTGCAGATTGCAATGATGGGTTTAGGATTAAAACCTGGAGATGAGGTTATTACTGCAGATTTTACGTTTGCAGCCACTGTTGAAGTAATCGCTTTGTTACAACTCACCCCTGTTTTGGTTGATGTTGATAGAGATACTTTTAATATAAGTATTGCCGCTATAGAGAAGTCTATTACACCAAAAACAAAAGCAATAGTACCAGTACACCTTTTTGGGCAATGTGCTAATATGGATGCTATTATGGCTTTGGCGGAAAAGCACGATTTATTTGTAATAGAGGATAATGCCCAAGCTATTGGTGCGGATTACAAGAATGGGAAAGGGATGAAGCAAAAAGCGGGCACTATTGGCCGCATTGGTTCTACGTCATTCTTTCCATCAAAAAACCTCGGATGCTATGGAGATGGAGGAGCTATTTTCACCAATGATGATGATTTAGCCCATACGATTAGAGGCATTGTTAATCATGGAATGTATGAAAGGTATCATCATGATGTGGTTGGTGTCAATTCAAGATTGGATTCTATTCAGGCAACCGTTCTAAGGGCCAAGCTTCCGTTATTGGATGGTTATTGTGATGCTAGGAGAGAAGCGGCCAGAAAATATTCAAAGGCATTTGAAGGGCAAGAGAATATTGTGGTTCCAGTAACTGTGAACAATTGTGGTGAGATTTGTGAAAGTTGTGACTGCCATGTTTTTCATCAGTATACCTTAAGAATAACCAATGGCAAGAGAGATGCCTTGGTTCAGCATTTAAATGATAGTCAAATTCCATGCGGGGTCTATTATCCCATACCATTACATAGCCAAAAAGCATATGAAGATGATAGATATAATGAAGATGATTTTCCTGTTACCAATCAATTGGTAAAGGAAGTCATTTCACTTCCTATGCATACCGAGCTTGACCATGAGCAAATAGACTATATAACAGATACGGTCATCGGTTTTGTCAATGGTTAA